One window from the genome of Salvia splendens isolate huo1 chromosome 9, SspV2, whole genome shotgun sequence encodes:
- the LOC121746698 gene encoding protein MODIFIER OF SNC1 1-like, protein MNSNMLAGERRWASSRRGGMTVLGKVAVPKPINLPSQRLENHGLDRNVEIVPKGTVSWGSRPSSSGSSPWNSSSLSPNADGGTVSPSHPSGRPSSGGSGTRPSTSGSDRTHDHVPNAWSANSRPSSASGTLSTNQTSSSSLRPRSAENRPNSSQLSRFAEPVSKSHAAWDSSVTAERLGVKSMKEDNFSLTSGDFPTLGSEKDNSLKKVEPKDSRPSSASGRIVQANKEDNIPHADLKHATVNTWRAESTQHAEDGIHPSMENWQGDPHQYYPNTAPLRFEGWRGPPMNGPSGGWYGGRPRGPAFGAHVPPGGFPMEPYPYYLPQIPPPPLAGSQPVPQPGPRGPHPKNGDLYRPQMHEAYPRPGMQFRANFYPGPPGPMPFEGYYGPPMGYCNNEREMPYMGMPTGPPVYNGYPAPTPDISNSHGRTTARGPTGKTISEQMETGHSEETRAPKRVPLNMHNEYEQEEGDHWEQHVPPNILHPGKIRFPASSRKTEWGAEEDAKEAVSAKRMAPSQNPSNSHGNRIHSADMKVKAVDGMPNSKGLDDNRTNQSEAPPSFPSVVPQLPVSSERDAAPATTKKAALIHKIDGLNAKFRVTDGWNDSTNADDREKERTGAQIVDMKVNNCTRDVGTPAMASHRTPVFRNYVAAPDAVTVPVGDNPLHPIAVIPRRSYHGGHARVDHRGKGKFNSQEADGWRRKPLSNDSSSAVIASNNESTPNILSYVPNNVGESSENSMVDPVGKVEGDLAEVCDSTDIQAQRAKMKELAKQRYLQLQKEEEERVREQKAKALAKLEELDRRKQAGANQKAERTPVIGDVRVEQQEVHTVIGTVIAELKTNESGFNLVLSPAVAAVGTDSNTNQAGESVEVSRDLRLTIQHKGLVESNVSPLPRIEDFADGNTKGVVSPPDDGGISRHKRAGYKQKQNNMPQKHPNEKPVSSSTLEVQKDRIFAAVADMHERPSSESNVVNTSKSVVEPLAQQRKRISRSNKPKPKPEETLIVSVLPSVTSNVTPENESIDNVGSNDSVSNMGASVSTACEPDTAVHSRELSSSLPSEESQSKVPTQWKPSRRIPKNQQGHRFTDKHHGSSDTVVWAPKAKASDEVSQNSLQESANLMKNENVAQNSLKGKRAEMERYVPKPQLAQQGSSPPFSSSVSSTRLSEGAAAEQSGSAISANSQPVISATANVWSNLEMNVGDSNHSKNKKDHGTWKQRGVTDSSQMKSVPTGPTDTSQVKGVHTGPSPISQPTKEIQLSKELVHSGRSESNRANAEFKISGAAMSKHPSVKDQDATGRGKRHPPRGPRSGGNNPDFENTLHGEGDGSLSSAPDVNLMDKSIISKENRSFGERTSSHWQPKSSPNSANNQQGNRNAGSESITLEANRGPRKSTQHKMQSVPQQDKESSNFSQPQLQPDQSENVKSNVSDDSVARLHQDYDGEKKPAPVKGRPCSPNQDPVGTGESSLTNTVDLLEHNVTSGSRRAGRQNNRPVRGHDTRAELSSGHENRPHNAPAFWDRQRQNVHLEYQPVGPFKGHKPEKVEELADGGADNMDQRYRERGQSNFKRGGNYYRR, encoded by the exons ATGAATTCAAATATGTTGGCTGGAGAGCGGAG ATGGGCTTCTTCAAGAAGGGGTGGCATGACTGTGTTGGGGAAAGTTGCTGTTCCAAAACCAATAAACTTGCCAAGCCAACG GCTGGAGAATCATGGTTTGGATCGTAATGTTGAAATTGTTCCCAA GGGTACTGTTAGCTGGGGAAGCCGTCCTTCTTCATCTGGTTCAAGTCCATGGAACTCTTCATCATTGTCACCAAATGCTGATGGTGGCACTGTTTCACCTAGTCATCCCAGTGGCCGCCCTTCTTCTGGTGGAAGTGGTACACGTCCATCAACCTCAGGCAGTGATAGAACCCATGATCATGTTCCAAATGCTTGGTCTGCAAACTCCAGACCTTCATCTGCTTCTGGGACGCTTTCCACAAACcagacatcatcatcatctttgCGTCCTAGAAGTGCGGAAAACCGACCTAATAGCTCACAGCTTTCTAGATTTGCTGAGCCTGTGTCCAAATCTCATGCAGCATGGGATTCAAGTGTTACTGCAGAAAGATTG GGGGTGAAGTCCATGAAGGAGGATAATTTCTCTCTAACTTCTGGAGACTTTCCAACTCTTGGTTCTGAGAAAGATAATTCCTTAAAAAAAGTTGAACCAAAAG ATAGCCGCCCTAGCTCAGCTTCTGGTAGAATAGTTCAGGCCAACAAAGAGGACAATATACCCCATGCTG ATCTCAAGCATGCAACTGTCAATACATGGAGGGCAGAAAGTACCCAGCATGCTGAGGATGGTATTCATCCTAGCATGGAGAATTGGCAAGGGGATCCCCATCAATATTATCCGAACACTGCCCCTCTGCGTTTTGAGGGCTGGCGTGGTCCTCCTATGAATGGGCCATCTGGTGGTTGGTATGGGGGACGTCCTCGAGGTCCTGCTTTTGGCGCTCACGTTCCTCCTGGTGGTTTTCCCATGGAACCATATCCTTATTATCTACCTCAGATTCCTCCTCCACCTTTGGCAGGTTCACAGCCTGTTCCACAACCAGGTCCTCGAGGACCCCACCCTAAAAATGGGGATTTATACCGGCCACAAATGCATGAGGCCTATCCTCGACCAGGTATGCAGTTTAGGGCTAATTTCTATCCAGGCCCCCCAGGTCCAATGCCTTTTGAGGGTTATTACGGACCACCTATGGGTTACTGCAACAATGAACGTGAAATGCCATATATGGGAATGCCAACAGGCCCCCCTGTTTATAATGGTTATCCAGCCCCTACTCCCGATATAAGCAACTCTCATGGTCGAACTACTGCACGTGGACCTACTGGAAAAACAATATCAGAACAAATGGAGACTGGTCATTCAGAGGAAACACGTGCACCAAAAAGGGTTCCTCTAAACATGCATAATGAGTATGAGCAGGAGGAAGGAGATCATTGGGAGCAACATGTGCCGCCTAATATCTTGCATCCTGGGAAAATTCGGTTTCCTGCATCTTCTCGAAAGACTGAGTGGGGTGCGGAAGAGGATGCAAAAGAAGCTGTATCTGCCAAGAGGATGGCTCCAAGCCAGAACCCTTCAAACAGTCACGGAAATAGAATTCATTCAGCAGACATGAAAGTGAAGGCTGTTGACGGCATGCCCAATTCTAAAGGACTTGATGATAACAGGACAAATCAATCTGAAGCTCCACCTTCTTTTCCTTCTGTAGTGCCTCAGTTACCTGTTTCTAGTGAGAGAGATGCTGCACCAGCTACAACCAAAAAGGCAGCACTAATACATAAAATTGATGGCTTAAATGCAAAATTTCGTGTAACTGATGGGTGGAATGATTCCACAAATGCTGATGACAGGGAAAAAGAAAGGACTGGGGCTCAAATAGTTGATATGAAAGTTAATAATTGCACCAGGGATGTTGGTACTCCTGCTATGGCTTCTCATAGGACTCCTGTTTTCAGAAACTATGTTGCTGCCCCGGATGCAGTGACAGTTCCTGTTGGTGATAATCCATTGCACCCAATTGCTGTCATCCCTAG GAGATCGTATCATGGTGGGCATGCTAGAGTTGATCATCGTGGTAAAGGGAAGTTCAATAGTCAGGAAGCTGATGGATGGCGAAGGAAGCCTCTCAGTAATGATTCCTCAAGTGCAGTTATAGCTTCAAATAATGAATCTACACCAAATATTCTGTCTTATGTCCCTAATAATGTTGGAGAGTCTTCTGAGAATTCTATGGTGGATCCAGTAGGGAAGGTCGAGGGAGATTTGGCTGAAGTATGTGATTCCACTGATATTCAGGCACAG CGTGCCAAGATGAAAGAGTTAGCCAAGCAACGGTACCTTCAACTAcagaaggaagaggaagaacGAGTGAGGGAGCAGAAGGCCAAGGCTCTTGCTAAACTAGAAGAATTGGACCGCCGAAAACAAGCAGGTGCAAATCAGAAGGCTGAGAGAACTCCGGTCATTGGTGATGTCAGGGTAGAACAACAAGAAGTACATACGGTTATAGGCACTGTGATTGCTGAACTTAAGACTAATGAATCTGGCTTTAACTTAGTCTTGAGCCCTGCTGTTGCTGCTGTGGGAACAGATAGCAACACAAATCAGGCTGGAGAATCTGTTGAAGTGTCTAGGGACCTGCGCCTGACGATACAACATAAAGGTTTAGTGGAATCTAATGTGTCTCCTTTGCCTAGAATTGAAGATTTTGCGGATGGAAATACTAAAGGAGTAGTGTCGCCACCTGATGATGGAGGAATTTCCAGACACAAGCGAGCAGGCTACAAGCAGAAGCAGAATAACATGCCGCAGAAGCATCCGAATGAAAAACCTGTCTCTAGCTCTACATTAGAGGTGCAAAAAGATCGCATTTTTGCAGCTGTTGCTGATATGCATGAGCGTCCATCAAGCGAGTCAAATGTGGTGAACACATCGAAGTCTGTGGTTGAGCCATTGGCCCAACAAAGAAAGAGAATTAGTAGGAGTAATAAACCCAAGCCCAAACCAGAAGAAACACTCATTGTTTCTGTTTTACCATCAGTGACATCAAATGTTACTCCTGAAAATGAGTCAATTGATAATGTTGGATCTAATGATTCAGTGTCTAATATGGGTGCCTCTGTCTCAACAGCGTGTGAGCCTGACACAGCAGTGCACAGTCGGGAGCTATCCTCTTCTCTACCCAGTGAGGAATCCCAGAGCAAGGTACCTACTCAGTGGAAACCGAGTCGCAGAATTCCAAAAAATCAACAAGGACATAGATTTACAGACAAGCATCATGGTAGTAGTGATACCGTTGTTTGGGCTCCTAAGGCTAAGGCTTCGGATGAAGTGAGTCAAAATTCTCTTCAGGAATCTGCTAATTTGATGAAGAATGAAAATGTGGCACAGAATAGTTTGAAAGGCAAGAGGGCCGAAATGGAAAGATATGTCCCAAAGCCACAGCTAGCTCAGCAAGGAAGTTCTCCACCTTTTTCATCCTCAGTTAGCTCAACAAGATTAAGTGAGGGTGCTGCTGCGGAACAATCTGGGTCAGCTATTTCTGCAAACTCACAACCTGTAATCTCTGCAACTGCAAATGTCTGGTCTAACTTGGAGATGAATGTGGGAGATAGCAACCATAGTAAGAATAAAAAAGATCATGGGACTTGGAAACAACGTGGTGTGACAGATTCATCTCAGATGAAGAGTGTGCCTACTGGTCCAACCGATACATCTCAAGTGAAAGGTGTTCACACTGGGCCATCTCCAATATCTCAGCCCACAAAGGAGATTCAGCTGTCCAAGGAGCTTGTGCATTCTGGGAGGAGCGAATCTAATAGAGCCAATGCTGAATTCAAAATATCTGGTGCTGCAATGAGCAAACATCCTTCAGTGAAAGATCAGGATGCAACAGGCAGAGGAAAGAGACATCCACCCAGGGGTCCTAGAAGCGGTGGAAATAATCCTGATTTTGAGAACACTTTACATGGTGAAGGTGATGGAAGTTTGTCTTCAGCACCGGATGTGAACCTGATGGATAAATCTATTATTTCAAAAGAGAATCGCAGCTTTGGGGAGCGGACATCCTCTCATTGGCAGCCCAAGTCCAGTCCAAATTCTGCTAATAATCAGCAAGGAAATAGAAATGCTGGAAGCGAATCCATTACTTTAGAAGCTAATAGGGGCCCGAGGAAGAGTACTCAACATAAGATGCAATCAGTGCCCCAACAGGATAAGGAGAGTAGCAACTTTAGCCAACCTCAGCTTCAGCCAGACCAATCTGAAAATGTCAAAAGTAATGTATCTGATGATTCAGTTGCACGTCTCCATCAAGACTATGACGGAGAAAAGAAGCCTGCTCCAGTAAAAGGGCGTCCTTGCTCCCCAAATCAAGATCCAGTTGGCACTGGTGAGTCATCTCTTACTAACACAGTTGATCTGCTTGAGCACAATGTTACATCAGGATCCAGGAGAGCTGGAAGGCAAAACAATCGGCCTGTAAGAGGCCATGACACCCGTGCAGAGTTGTCTTCAGGGCATGAAAACCGGCCACATAATGCCCCTGCATTCTGGGACAGGCAGAGGCAGAATGTGCACTTGGAGTACCAGCCAGTTGGTCCTTTCAAGGGTCACAAACCTGAAAAAGTTGAGGAGCTAGCAGATGGAGGAGCTGATAATATGGACCAAAGATACCGGGAAAGAGGCCAGAGTAACTTCAAACGTGGAGGAAACTACTACAGGAGATAA